A window of Hallerella porci contains these coding sequences:
- a CDS encoding polysaccharide biosynthesis tyrosine autokinase — MQTITNQDVANSTQKAEDEIDLLELAGILIAKWPVLLLFILLGGGIGFFVANFLRPSYSSDALLQVDQNGKTAGLAMGEMGALLDVASPSEAEIELIKSRRVLDEVVELEHLAYSAKPVAFLPRLLHTEGRVDVEFLHIPEIARTEKWMLMASADSALSNSEFSIIDPMEKVILQGKVGDTYRIPVMGDTFAIRISQMNALPEEKFELTELDPRTALDILKKQLVVSEMGKKTGIIQMQIAHRYPDRAASILNSIADTYVRQNVEARSEEATKTLAFLEKQLPGVKAKLDSSEQVLSTYRKDEGSVDLNGEARNALEKRMELEKQLLELQQKHQEVSRLFKEDHPSVISLKKQQAQIRREMAKLSDETKDLPEKQQEILRLQGDVEVNNSIYTNMLNNIQQLRVVQAGEVGNARIVDRARMEIRPVKPQKSVILLGSIVGGFILGAVFVFLYRMIFNRGIRTSRELEQATGVSVYAKIPELKERKKSFTLIEEGGEDIASEALRTLRTSLEFSMGVGKVLLITGCVPNCGKSFISKNLAALYAASGKKVLLLDTDFRASELSPRGRKHGLSDYLLNKISLDEAIDHLEKLGFDLIGAGSYTSSPTEMLASSAFGDLISQMRNRYDLIILDSAPILSVADALTTSRYADFVLVAVRYAKDSLEGVEEALSLLDKAEVKNRALVINRILSDEISHYGYGYGYGYGYGYKKKYGHKKS; from the coding sequence ATGCAAACGATTACCAATCAAGATGTCGCGAATTCGACGCAAAAAGCCGAAGATGAAATTGATCTCTTGGAACTTGCGGGAATTTTAATTGCCAAATGGCCTGTGCTTTTGCTCTTTATCCTTTTGGGCGGAGGCATTGGATTTTTTGTCGCCAATTTCTTGCGCCCGAGTTATTCGAGCGATGCGCTTTTACAAGTCGATCAGAACGGAAAGACGGCGGGACTTGCGATGGGCGAAATGGGAGCGCTTTTAGATGTCGCATCTCCCTCGGAGGCCGAAATTGAACTCATCAAAAGTCGTCGCGTTTTAGACGAAGTCGTCGAACTCGAACATTTGGCGTATTCCGCAAAGCCGGTTGCATTTCTTCCGCGTTTACTTCATACCGAAGGACGCGTTGATGTTGAATTTTTGCATATTCCCGAAATCGCTCGCACCGAAAAATGGATGTTAATGGCGTCTGCGGATTCAGCACTTTCGAACAGCGAATTTTCCATTATCGATCCGATGGAAAAGGTGATTTTACAAGGAAAAGTGGGGGACACTTACCGCATTCCTGTGATGGGCGATACCTTTGCCATTCGCATTTCGCAGATGAACGCTCTCCCCGAAGAAAAATTTGAATTAACCGAACTCGATCCGCGGACTGCGCTCGATATTTTGAAAAAGCAATTAGTCGTCTCGGAAATGGGAAAGAAAACGGGAATTATTCAAATGCAAATTGCGCACCGTTATCCCGACCGCGCCGCGAGCATTTTGAATTCTATCGCCGACACCTACGTGCGCCAAAATGTCGAAGCTCGAAGCGAAGAAGCGACGAAAACTTTGGCTTTCTTAGAAAAGCAACTGCCCGGCGTCAAAGCAAAACTCGATTCTTCGGAACAAGTTCTTTCGACTTATCGCAAAGACGAAGGCTCCGTCGATTTGAATGGCGAAGCGCGGAACGCACTCGAAAAACGGATGGAACTCGAAAAGCAACTTCTCGAATTGCAGCAAAAACATCAAGAAGTTTCTCGCCTTTTCAAAGAAGATCACCCGAGCGTCATTTCTCTCAAAAAGCAGCAAGCGCAAATTCGCCGCGAAATGGCAAAGCTTTCGGACGAAACAAAAGATCTCCCCGAAAAGCAGCAAGAAATTCTTCGTTTACAGGGCGATGTCGAAGTGAACAATTCGATTTACACGAATATGCTGAACAATATTCAGCAGTTACGCGTGGTGCAAGCGGGTGAAGTAGGGAATGCGCGCATCGTCGATCGCGCTCGGATGGAAATTCGCCCGGTAAAACCCCAAAAATCGGTCATTCTTCTCGGAAGCATTGTCGGCGGATTTATTTTGGGAGCCGTTTTCGTTTTCCTTTATCGCATGATTTTTAACCGCGGCATTCGCACTTCTCGCGAATTAGAGCAAGCGACGGGAGTTTCGGTTTACGCAAAAATTCCCGAACTCAAAGAACGCAAAAAGAGTTTCACCTTGATAGAAGAGGGCGGCGAAGACATCGCAAGCGAAGCGCTTCGCACTCTCCGCACCTCGTTAGAATTTTCGATGGGAGTGGGCAAAGTCCTTTTGATTACGGGCTGCGTTCCCAACTGCGGAAAGAGTTTTATTTCGAAAAATTTGGCAGCGCTTTATGCGGCGAGCGGGAAAAAAGTTTTGCTTTTGGATACCGATTTCCGCGCAAGTGAACTTTCTCCGCGGGGAAGGAAACACGGCCTTTCGGATTATTTGTTAAATAAAATTTCTTTGGACGAAGCGATTGACCATTTAGAAAAATTGGGCTTTGATTTAATCGGTGCGGGTTCTTACACTTCGTCTCCGACGGAAATGCTCGCAAGTTCTGCGTTTGGCGATTTGATTTCACAAATGCGCAACCGCTACGATTTGATTATTTTGGATTCCGCTCCGATTTTAAGTGTCGCGGATGCGTTAACCACTTCGCGTTACGCGGACTTTGTCCTCGTTGCAGTTCGCTATGCGAAGGATTCTTTGGAAGGCGTCGAAGAAGCGTTGAGCTTACTCGATAAAGCCGAAGTGAAGAATCGCGCCCTGGTCATTAACCGCATTTTATCCGATGAAATTTCGCATTACGGTTATGGCTACGGTTACGGCTATGGCTATGGTTACAAAAAAAAATACGGCCATAAAAAGTCGTGA
- a CDS encoding tRNA-dihydrouridine synthase family protein produces MLSLFCAPLQGFTDAAFRIAHAKFSGGISAYYTPFLRLEKGKIRPKDLRDLEWDLQTKKDFPYHLIPQIIAKDAFEFRSLVEQILPLGFSEIDLNAGCPFPMQTKSGRGAGLLLHPENFFEILDAMEEFPQVQFSIKMRLGENSESEIFEILPRLNVSNLSQITLHPRLGIDEYHGEIRLDAFQRFYENCSRPMVLNGDIFTAEKIRECAEKFPKLKGVMLGRGLLRNPNLAREYAENFTGKTAETLFKMHAEIFAQYKMRYQGDAQILEKIRPFWAYADLPKKMAKKIAKAKTLAEYENCLIAIGEL; encoded by the coding sequence ATGCTTTCTCTTTTTTGTGCTCCGCTGCAAGGCTTTACAGATGCAGCTTTCCGCATTGCTCATGCGAAATTTTCGGGAGGAATTTCGGCGTATTACACGCCGTTTCTGCGTTTAGAAAAAGGGAAAATTCGCCCGAAAGATTTGCGGGATTTAGAATGGGATTTGCAGACGAAAAAAGATTTTCCGTATCATTTGATTCCGCAGATAATCGCGAAAGATGCGTTTGAATTTCGTTCTCTTGTCGAACAAATTTTACCGCTCGGTTTTTCGGAAATCGATTTGAATGCGGGTTGTCCTTTTCCAATGCAGACGAAATCGGGGCGCGGCGCAGGGCTTCTTTTACATCCGGAAAATTTTTTTGAAATTCTCGATGCGATGGAAGAATTTCCGCAAGTGCAATTCAGTATAAAAATGCGCTTGGGCGAAAATTCGGAAAGTGAAATTTTTGAAATTCTTCCTCGGCTGAATGTGTCAAATCTTTCGCAAATTACATTGCATCCTCGTTTAGGAATCGATGAATATCATGGCGAAATTCGGTTAGACGCTTTTCAACGATTTTACGAAAATTGTTCACGCCCGATGGTTTTGAATGGCGATATTTTTACCGCCGAAAAAATCCGAGAATGCGCCGAAAAATTCCCCAAACTCAAAGGTGTGATGCTCGGTCGCGGGCTTTTACGAAATCCGAATTTAGCGCGGGAATATGCTGAAAATTTCACTGGGAAAACAGCGGAAACTCTTTTCAAAATGCACGCAGAAATTTTTGCGCAATATAAAATGCGTTATCAAGGCGATGCACAAATTTTGGAAAAAATTCGCCCGTTTTGGGCTTACGCAGATCTTCCGAAAAAAATGGCAAAAAAAATCGCCAAAGCAAAAACTTTGGCGGAATACGAAAACTGCTTAATCGCAATCGGAGAACTGTAA
- a CDS encoding endonuclease, which yields MSRRFLLILAFAFASVFAQAPQHYDFKHAKMQMNRIYYGDLQVTVYCGCKYKSNKKPNGIDFEGCGFQPRKNANRASRIEWEHVVTAHNIGLSRQCWHKEGKRSARKNCEETDPEYALMEGDLHNLLPSIGEVNGDRSNFMYSQWTNSPEPMYGTCQSIVDFKNRKFQPRPEVRGMLARISFYMEKAYGITLSKERRRLLEIWDKEHPVSAWECERDRRIFKVQGDHNPFVEAKCKNN from the coding sequence ATGAGTCGTAGATTTCTTTTGATTCTGGCTTTTGCTTTTGCAAGTGTTTTTGCGCAAGCGCCGCAGCATTATGATTTTAAACACGCCAAAATGCAGATGAATCGCATTTATTACGGCGATTTACAAGTGACCGTTTATTGTGGCTGCAAATACAAAAGCAATAAAAAGCCGAACGGAATCGATTTTGAAGGCTGCGGTTTTCAGCCGCGGAAAAATGCAAATCGCGCTTCGCGCATTGAATGGGAACATGTCGTAACCGCACACAATATCGGCTTATCGCGACAGTGCTGGCACAAAGAGGGGAAGCGCAGCGCCCGCAAAAATTGCGAAGAAACCGATCCCGAATACGCGTTAATGGAAGGCGATTTGCACAATTTGCTCCCGAGTATTGGCGAAGTCAACGGCGACCGCAGCAATTTTATGTATTCGCAATGGACGAATTCGCCGGAACCGATGTATGGCACCTGCCAATCTATCGTCGATTTTAAGAATCGCAAATTTCAGCCGCGTCCCGAAGTGCGCGGAATGCTCGCCCGCATTTCATTTTATATGGAAAAAGCCTACGGCATCACCCTTTCCAAAGAACGCCGCCGTCTTTTAGAAATCTGGGACAAAGAACATCCCGTTTCGGCATGGGAATGCGAACGCGACCGCCGCATTTTCAAAGTACAAGGCGATCACAATCCGTTTGTCGAAGCAAAATGCAAGAATAATTAG
- the purB gene encoding adenylosuccinate lyase yields the protein MRDQYESPLIKRYSSKEMSYIFSPQYKFQTWRKLWIFLAESEMELGLPITQEQVDELKAHATDINFDVAEAEEKRRRHDVMSHVYAYGVQCPKAKGIIHLGATSAFVGDNTDLIQMQQAMILVRKRLCRVMDKLANFAMEYKDMPQLGATHFQAAQLTTVGKRACLWLQDLLIDLEELNFLIEVLPFRGVKGTTGTQASFMDLFNGDEEKIMELDRRVTAKAGFKRVLTITGQTYTRKWDNRVNQVLSSIAQSLHKFATDMRLMQGNKEVEEPFEKTQIGSSAMAYKRNPMRSERICSLARFVMAQVNSTAFTQATQWFERTLDDSANKRLAIPEAFLAMDAMLIIAENVTTGLVVYPKVIEKRIMAELPFMATENIIMEGVKNGGDRQELHEEIRVMSMEAGKVVKEQGKDNDLLERVLKNEKFQKLGITEAKLKEILDLKKFIGRAPGQVNKFVNEEVRPALKAIPNWDNLDAGELKV from the coding sequence ATGCGTGATCAATATGAAAGCCCGCTTATCAAGCGTTATTCCAGCAAAGAAATGAGTTACATCTTCAGCCCGCAGTACAAGTTTCAGACTTGGCGAAAGCTGTGGATTTTCCTTGCCGAATCCGAAATGGAATTAGGCCTTCCGATTACGCAAGAACAAGTCGATGAATTGAAAGCGCATGCGACCGACATCAATTTTGATGTTGCCGAAGCCGAAGAAAAGCGCCGCCGTCACGATGTGATGAGTCACGTTTACGCTTACGGCGTGCAATGCCCGAAAGCAAAAGGCATTATTCACTTGGGAGCAACCTCTGCATTTGTCGGCGACAATACCGACCTCATTCAAATGCAGCAAGCGATGATTCTTGTGCGGAAACGCCTTTGCCGCGTGATGGACAAGCTCGCAAATTTTGCGATGGAATATAAAGATATGCCGCAGCTCGGTGCAACGCACTTCCAAGCGGCGCAGTTAACAACAGTCGGAAAGCGCGCTTGCCTTTGGCTGCAAGATTTGCTCATCGATTTGGAAGAACTCAATTTCCTCATCGAAGTGCTTCCGTTCCGCGGGGTCAAAGGAACGACCGGAACGCAGGCAAGTTTTATGGACCTCTTTAACGGCGACGAAGAAAAAATCATGGAACTCGATCGCCGCGTTACCGCAAAAGCAGGATTCAAACGCGTTCTCACCATCACCGGCCAAACTTATACCCGCAAATGGGACAACCGCGTCAATCAAGTTCTTTCGTCGATTGCACAAAGCCTTCACAAATTCGCAACCGATATGCGCTTAATGCAAGGCAACAAAGAAGTCGAAGAACCATTTGAAAAAACGCAAATCGGTTCGAGTGCGATGGCTTATAAGCGTAATCCGATGCGCAGCGAACGCATTTGTTCCCTCGCACGCTTTGTGATGGCGCAAGTAAACAGCACAGCTTTCACCCAAGCAACGCAATGGTTTGAACGCACACTCGACGACAGTGCAAACAAGCGTCTCGCCATTCCCGAAGCTTTCCTCGCGATGGACGCGATGCTCATCATCGCCGAAAACGTAACGACCGGACTCGTCGTTTATCCGAAGGTGATTGAAAAACGCATCATGGCAGAACTTCCGTTTATGGCGACCGAAAACATCATCATGGAAGGCGTGAAAAACGGCGGCGACCGTCAAGAACTCCACGAAGAAATTCGCGTGATGTCGATGGAAGCGGGCAAAGTCGTGAAAGAACAAGGTAAAGATAACGACTTACTCGAACGCGTTTTGAAAAACGAAAAATTCCAAAAGCTCGGCATTACCGAAGCAAAGCTCAAAGAAATTCTCGACTTGAAGAAATTCATCGGGCGCGCTCCGGGTCAAGTGAATAAATTCGTAAACGAAGAAGTCCGTCCTGCGTTAAAGGCAATTCCGAATTGGGATAATTTGGACGCAGGCGAACTCAAAGTGTAA
- a CDS encoding peptidoglycan DD-metalloendopeptidase family protein, giving the protein MKVTFAILALFSVNLFAGVYSSGIISMSETARTIFQTDENAKEENFAVPFLKNEDPEDSEPDEFLDEASAIDEMEVDSLALAEKSQDTIRVDMLRAAIPLESRRITSPYGFRGYRIHKGLDIGLTRGDSIRAAFDGKVVRVRYERRGYGRYIVLEHQNAGITRTIYAHLSKQLVKVGEEVQAGKVIGLGGNTGRSTGPHLHFEMRVGDMPLDPLGFYDFENHQIRAEKILIPMKRVEAEYAELQKEASKHRFYRVRPGDTLGKIARKYHTTVSRLLKLNGMKRSSVLRVGRMIRCS; this is encoded by the coding sequence ATGAAGGTGACTTTTGCAATTCTCGCTCTTTTTTCTGTGAATCTTTTCGCAGGCGTCTATTCAAGCGGTATTATTTCGATGAGCGAAACGGCTCGGACGATTTTTCAAACGGATGAAAATGCAAAAGAAGAAAATTTTGCGGTTCCTTTTCTGAAAAACGAAGACCCCGAAGATAGCGAGCCTGATGAATTTTTGGACGAAGCTTCTGCAATTGATGAAATGGAAGTGGATTCTCTCGCTCTCGCTGAAAAATCACAAGATACCATTCGCGTGGATATGTTGCGCGCGGCAATTCCTTTGGAAAGTCGTCGCATAACGTCGCCGTATGGATTTCGCGGATACCGCATTCATAAAGGACTTGACATCGGATTAACGCGTGGCGATTCCATTCGGGCAGCGTTTGATGGGAAAGTGGTGCGCGTCCGCTATGAACGCCGCGGCTACGGGCGTTACATTGTTTTGGAACATCAAAATGCGGGAATTACGCGGACCATTTATGCGCATCTTTCGAAGCAACTTGTAAAAGTCGGCGAAGAAGTGCAAGCGGGAAAAGTCATCGGGCTCGGCGGAAATACAGGCCGCAGTACGGGACCGCATTTGCATTTTGAAATGCGCGTCGGCGATATGCCGCTCGATCCTCTCGGATTTTACGATTTTGAAAATCATCAAATTCGCGCCGAAAAAATTTTGATTCCGATGAAACGCGTCGAAGCGGAATATGCAGAACTTCAAAAAGAAGCGAGCAAACATCGTTTTTATCGGGTGCGTCCCGGCGATACTCTCGGAAAAATCGCCCGCAAATATCACACGACGGTGAGCCGTCTTCTCAAACTCAACGGGATGAAACGCAGCTCGGTTTTGCGTGTCGGCAGAATGATTCGCTGCTCGTAA